ATATGCTGTTGTTTTCAAGAAACAGCCGTTCCAGACTGGTCAAGTTAGATAGGGGTGTCACATTCGATATGTTGTTGCTGGAAAGATACAGCGTTTCCAGACTGGTCAAATTAGATAGGGGCGAAAGGTTGGATATCTCGTTACTGTTTACCCACTCTATCCGCTCCCCTACAAACACATTCGATTCACCGAGATCCAACGCTGTCAGATTAGTCGCAAACTCAAGCCCGGTCAGATCGCGAATATTCTTGTTCGGTGCAGCAAGGCGAGTTAAGGTCGCCATCTCTGCCTGCGTGATTGGTGCATCGCTCGCCTTGCCGAGACTGTCCGCAATGACCACACGCAGATTTGTATCAGGGATGGCAACCTGCGTTGCACCATCAGGGGGAGATACCTCTTTGCCAAAGCTGGCACTAAAGATCAGAAAATCGGAAAATCCAATTGCGCCGTCGCTGTCCAGATCATACTTCGCTTCATACCTCCCATCGCCCTGACGTGACCCAAACAGACCTGACAACGCCAAAAAGTCAGAGAAGCCAACTATACCATCGCCATCAAAATCCGGAGATACATTAACAGATGTGATCGCTTGATCACCCGCCGCAGTGTTCGCATCTATGGAAAAAGAAAAGCTATTTTGCGCTGGAAGAAATAGCGGATGTATCAAAAGCGCGAGTGTGGATAATGTGAACAAAATCAGGTTACGCATTGGTTTCTCTTTTCATTTAAGACTGTAGCCACACAATAGTGTGAATAGATTTGCCTAACTGGTCGCTCCGATCTCTTGTATAAATAGCGCATGGCATCACATCTGAGACACCTTCATCTGCGTGAACAGCATTTTTTTAGACATCTATGAAAAATTGTTCATAGTATAATACAAGCGTTTACAAAATTAATATCAAAAATTTGTCTTGTCGTCCAAAATTTGTCCCAGATTCCATTTTTTTCGATAGGTTGCCCCTTCTTACGCCATTCCCGTCTGATCGGTTACTCTTCAATCATCACATCGTGAAACCATTTGCTCCCGGTGGGGTGTAGCTTAAAGCCTTTGACGCGGGTGCGGAATGCCGCTGTTTGGGTCGAGTGTACGAGAGGTACCCAGGGGGCGTCGTGAAAGACGATTTCTTGTGCTTTTTGATACAGGACCGTGCGTTTTGCTTTGTCGGATTCTTTCTGGGCAGCTACCAATATGTCGTGCAATGGGTCGCTGCGGTAAAAGGCAATATTATTGGCCGGCATTTGGGTCGCGCTTTTGTCCAGCAGAATATAGAGGAAGTTGTCGGGGTCGCCGTTGTCCCCGGTCCAGCCCAGCAATGCCATGTCGTGCTGCCCGCGTTGGACTTTGTCCAGATATGTTCCCCATTCATAAGTGACGATTTCAGCTTCGATGCCAACTGTTTGTAAATCGGCCTGGATCGCCTGGGCGATTTTCTGGGGTTGTGGCATATAGGGACGCGGTACGGGCATGGCCCAGAGGGTGGTTTTGAATCCGTTTGGGAATCCCGCTTCGGATAGGAGTGTTCGGGCTTTTTCCGGGTCGTATTCATAGCCAGGTGTTTCTTGCCGATAGCTCCAGACCGTCGGCGGAATGGGATTGACTGCTGGAATGGCCAATCCCTGATACAGGTTGTCGATCAGGGCCTGTTTGTTGATTGCATGGTTTATGGCGCGCCGCACATTGAGGTTCTGGAATGGCTCTTTGTCCATGTTCATCGCCAGATAGCCCACGTTCATTCCCGGCTGGGACAGCAAGGCGAGGTTTTCGTCTGATTCAATTGTCGGTAAGAAGTCTGGCACGAGGTTGTCCATGCCGTCGATAGATCCCTGGGTTAGGGCGATTAGTCGGACGGAGTTTTCGGGAATGCTTCTAAAAATCAGGCGATCAATTTTGGGGGCTGGTCCCCAATAATCGGTATTGCGTTCCAATACCACGCGGTCGTCTTTTATCCATTCGACAAAGCGAAATGGACCTGTGCCCACGGGATGCCGAGCAAAATCAGCTCCCCATTTTTCGACGGCAACAGGGCTGACTATGGCGCAAAAATTCATTGTCAGATTTGCGAGAAAAGGTGCGTTGGGGCGTTTCAGGTCAATGGATACGGTCAGGTCGTCTATTTTGTGGACGTCTTTTACGATGTCGCTCATGGACATGCCTGCCCAGTATTGATACGCGCCTTCTACTTTGTTGAAAGGGTGATCGGGCTTGAATTGCCGCGCGAGTGAAAAGACGACGGCATCGGCGTTAAAGGGCGTGTTGTCGTGAAAGACGACATTTTCGCGCAACTGAAATGTCCAGGTTAATCCATCTTCTGACGCTTGCCAGGAAGTCGCTAATCCGGGTGCGAGGTCGGTGCGTTCGGGCACAAATGCGACGAGTGTTTCGTAAATGTTATCGCA
The Gemmatimonadota bacterium DNA segment above includes these coding regions:
- a CDS encoding ABC transporter substrate-binding protein — protein: MARYLFLAILMLITACGQQTGRTVVFGRGGDSVGLDPALETDGESFKVCDNIYETLVAFVPERTDLAPGLATSWQASEDGLTWTFQLRENVVFHDNTPFNADAVVFSLARQFKPDHPFNKVEGAYQYWAGMSMSDIVKDVHKIDDLTVSIDLKRPNAPFLANLTMNFCAIVSPVAVEKWGADFARHPVGTGPFRFVEWIKDDRVVLERNTDYWGPAPKIDRLIFRSIPENSVRLIALTQGSIDGMDNLVPDFLPTIESDENLALLSQPGMNVGYLAMNMDKEPFQNLNVRRAINHAINKQALIDNLYQGLAIPAVNPIPPTVWSYRQETPGYEYDPEKARTLLSEAGFPNGFKTTLWAMPVPRPYMPQPQKIAQAIQADLQTVGIEAEIVTYEWGTYLDKVQRGQHDMALLGWTGDNGDPDNFLYILLDKSATQMPANNIAFYRSDPLHDILVAAQKESDKAKRTVLYQKAQEIVFHDAPWVPLVHSTQTAAFRTRVKGFKLHPTGSKWFHDVMIEE